A stretch of DNA from Nitrospira sp. KM1:
TTCCTGTTCGCCGGTCTTGTTCAACTCCACTAACGCTTCGACGGCTATCGGCAGGGCATAGCCGTTCAGCCGTTTGGGATCCGCCAAGGAAATTCCATAGCGTCTGCCGTTCGACCTGGGATCGGAATTGTCGCTGGAAGCGAATATGACGCCGCTTCCCCAGTGAGAATACCGCCCCTTGCCGTCCCCGGCAATATCCGCATGAAGCGCGTGCCGGGGTCCCAATAGCCGATCCTCCTCGAACAGGAGCAGCGGTGAACGATTGGGAGTCTCGGAGGCATCGGCGACATGGGAGAACTTTGGAAAATCGAATGCAAATGCATGTCCATCGACGTGCCGAATCTGCCGGGGTTCAATGATCGAAATCGAATCGGACATCGCTGATGGAGAACTGGTCGTCGAGGCTGCCGGTGGACTTAACCAACTCCGTAATTTCGCAAGTCTCTCGCGCATAGATTGCCAACGATTCAATCCACTGAATCCTGACTCGTCTCGCTCGTATTCCCGTACCCGCACCGTTGCAGGAGCCGTTCGGCGACCTTCTCAGGTGCCAGATATTGTTCGGCATAGTCCCGGCTCTCGCGGGCCATCTGTTCCAGAGACGCACGGTTTTGTTCGACGGCAAGCAGATGCTGAGCGACGTCCTCTTTGGTCACAGCAGTAAATCCGGGAAATGGCTTCGGGTAATATGGCGCGAAAATCTCGTTGCGAAAGTTGCATAGTACGGGCCGGCCCAGTGCGTACGCGTCCGTCGTCACCATGCCGGGAACAGAAGAGCCGAACTGATCGCACACGAGATCCGCGGCCGACATGGCTTCATAAAATTCGTGCATCGGCATTTCCTGCAGCCATCTCGTGCGCGCGCCGATGTTGAGTTCTTTGATCAGGTGCCGGGCAGATCCCACGTCCTGCCCCTTTTCGATCAACGTGAGTTCTCCCTTGCCCCCCCGACGAACGTATTCCGCGAATCCGGACAACAGCACGTCGGTTCCCTTGAAATCGATCTGTCCAAAGCCTTGATGACATTCCGCTCTGAACACGATGCGACTTCCCCCAAGAATGCGCAGCGTCGGCCCTTCTCCCAGCGGGCGAGGTTTCAATCCATGAACGTTTGAAAGGTGCAGC
This window harbors:
- a CDS encoding glycosyltransferase, encoding MKIVIFGNTNNSPLLLAEGLRTLGHNVILLVNRRDLLHRPETRFAEYRRNGYPSWILDYSHVTDEDIACDTGALDDVLHQLTEHVDLVVLNDVGPALSSYLKAPHVVFLTGSDLSYYSNFCSVLSMSHSWSKQFSRSIQGRRQIRRMTDLISRQRNGIASARIVCTVPRGAVPEGDGLLDAIGVTDEQRMPLHLSNVHGLKPRPLGEGPTLRILGGSRIVFRAECHQGFGQIDFKGTDVLLSGFAEYVRRGGKGELTLIEKGQDVGSARHLIKELNIGARTRWLQEMPMHEFYEAMSAADLVCDQFGSSVPGMVTTDAYALGRPVLCNFRNEIFAPYYPKPFPGFTAVTKEDVAQHLLAVEQNRASLEQMARESRDYAEQYLAPEKVAERLLQRCGYGNTSETSQDSVD